A genomic segment from Polyangium mundeleinium encodes:
- the rpoB gene encoding DNA-directed RNA polymerase subunit beta, which produces MPSVVQSNFRIRKNLGRVRRIIDVPNLIDIQKSSYDKFLQMNVPPHEREEVGLQAVFRSVFPIKDFNGTSELVFVSYNLEPPKYDVEECRQRGMTYAAPIKVTNQLMIYDTRDGGERIVRDIKEQEVYFGELPLMTETGTFIINGTERVVVSQLHRSPGVFFDHDKGKTHSSGKLLYSARVIPYRGSWLDFEFDPKDIIYVRIDRRRKMHATVLLRALGYSTQDLLNYFYSTETVYLEKGGKYAKSIEYDLLAGQRATRDIKIKEDVIVKKNTKFTRAAIRKMKEAKLERMQVETEELVGKVAAHDVVDPETGEVIVEVNEELTDAKLERIREAKLESFRILFIDGLNVGSYLRDTLLADKVKTQEDSILEIYRRLRPGDPPTLETAKTLFHNLFFNPERYDLSKVGRLKLNYKFYRDLPEGQRPNLDLTVLTPQDILETVRHLIELKNGRGSVDDIDHLGNRRVRAVGELMENQYRIGLVRMERAIKERMSMSQEIDTLMPHDLINAKPVSAVVKEYFGSSQLSQFMDQTNPLSEVTHKRRLSALGPGGLTRERAGFEVRDVHATHYGRICPIETPEGPNIGLIASLSTFARVNEFGFVETPYRKVTESTVTDEVTWLSALEEEGKYIAQATAALDDGRKFRENVVSARLNGDFKIVASDMIELMDIAPNQMVSVAAALVPFLEHDDANRALMGANMQRQAVPLIKSEAPLVGTGMENRLARDSGVCVVARRPGIVESVDATRIVVRAAGEGAEVPDIYHLMKYQRSNQSTCYTQKPIVRTGDVVKAGDVLADGPSTDMGELALGQNVLVAFMPWQGYNFEDSILVSERIAKDDVFTSIHIEEFECVARDTKLGKEEITRDIPNVGEEALKDLDDSGIVRIGAEVRPGDILVGKITPKGETQLSPEEKLLRAIFGEKAGDVRDSSLKVPPGVSGIVINARVFSRKGTEKDDRARDIEDQERARIERTRDEEIKILRDSFYRRVREILVGKTTNGKLVDDKGKVLLQKGDEITEAALAEIPRRYWGEIPVEETDRIQNILRDLEDLVRTREEHFRDKIERLSKGDELPPGVIKMVKVYIAIKRKLQVGDKMAGRHGNKGVISRILPEEDMPYLQDGRPVDIVLNPLGVPSRMNVGQILEIHLGWGAYELGRQIQQMIEDQKAGAEIRNRLAEVYANDEESSAIVAAMDEGDAVRAGRKVRHGVFVASPVFDGASEGDIKGALALAGLPSSGQAILFDGRTGEAFDQNVTVGIMYMLKLHHLVDDKIHARSIGPYSLVTQQPLGGKAQFGGQRLGEMEVWAMEAYGAAYALQEFLTVKSDDVMGRTRMYEAIVKGEYTLEAGLPESFNVLIKELQSLCLNVELVETGLEASAAEEE; this is translated from the coding sequence ATGCCGTCGGTCGTCCAATCCAACTTCCGCATCCGTAAGAATCTGGGGCGCGTTCGTCGCATCATCGACGTTCCGAACCTGATCGACATCCAGAAGTCCAGCTACGACAAGTTCCTCCAGATGAACGTCCCGCCGCACGAGCGGGAGGAAGTCGGGCTCCAGGCGGTCTTCCGCTCGGTGTTCCCCATCAAGGACTTCAACGGGACGAGCGAGCTCGTCTTCGTTTCGTACAACCTCGAGCCGCCGAAGTACGACGTCGAGGAGTGCCGCCAGCGAGGCATGACCTACGCGGCGCCGATCAAGGTCACCAACCAGCTCATGATCTACGACACCCGTGACGGCGGCGAGCGCATCGTCCGGGATATCAAGGAGCAGGAGGTGTACTTCGGCGAGCTGCCGCTGATGACCGAGACGGGCACGTTCATCATCAACGGCACCGAGCGCGTGGTCGTGAGCCAGCTCCACCGCTCGCCCGGCGTGTTCTTCGATCACGACAAGGGCAAGACGCACTCGAGCGGCAAGCTGCTCTACTCGGCGCGCGTCATCCCGTACCGCGGCTCGTGGCTCGATTTCGAGTTCGATCCGAAGGACATCATCTACGTGCGCATCGACCGTCGTCGGAAGATGCACGCGACCGTCCTTCTGCGCGCGCTCGGCTACTCGACGCAGGACCTCCTGAACTACTTCTACTCGACGGAGACCGTCTACCTCGAGAAGGGCGGCAAGTACGCGAAGAGCATCGAGTACGACCTCCTCGCGGGTCAGCGCGCGACGCGTGACATCAAGATCAAGGAAGATGTCATCGTCAAGAAGAACACGAAGTTCACGCGCGCCGCGATTCGCAAGATGAAGGAGGCGAAGCTCGAGCGCATGCAGGTCGAGACCGAGGAGCTCGTCGGCAAGGTCGCGGCGCACGACGTCGTTGACCCGGAGACGGGCGAGGTCATCGTCGAGGTGAACGAGGAGCTCACGGACGCCAAGCTCGAGCGCATCCGCGAGGCGAAGCTCGAGAGCTTCCGCATTCTCTTCATCGACGGCCTCAACGTCGGCTCGTACCTCCGCGACACGCTGCTCGCCGACAAGGTGAAGACGCAGGAGGACTCGATCCTCGAGATCTACCGTCGTCTCCGCCCGGGTGACCCGCCCACGCTCGAGACGGCGAAGACGCTGTTCCACAACCTGTTCTTCAACCCGGAGCGGTACGACCTCTCGAAAGTCGGCCGGCTGAAGCTCAACTACAAGTTCTACCGGGATCTGCCGGAGGGCCAGCGTCCGAACCTCGATCTCACGGTGCTCACGCCGCAGGACATCCTGGAGACGGTCCGGCACCTCATCGAGCTCAAGAACGGCCGCGGCTCGGTCGACGACATCGACCATCTCGGCAACCGCCGCGTGCGCGCGGTCGGCGAGCTCATGGAGAACCAGTACCGGATCGGCCTGGTCCGCATGGAGCGCGCGATCAAGGAGCGCATGAGCATGTCGCAGGAGATCGACACGCTCATGCCGCACGACCTGATCAACGCGAAGCCCGTCTCCGCGGTGGTCAAGGAGTACTTCGGGAGCTCGCAGCTCTCGCAGTTCATGGACCAGACGAACCCGCTCTCCGAGGTCACGCACAAGCGGCGCTTGTCCGCTCTCGGTCCGGGCGGTCTCACCCGCGAGCGCGCGGGCTTCGAGGTGCGCGACGTCCACGCGACGCACTACGGCCGCATTTGCCCGATCGAGACGCCGGAAGGCCCGAACATCGGCCTCATCGCGTCGCTCTCGACGTTCGCCCGCGTGAACGAGTTCGGCTTCGTCGAGACCCCGTATCGCAAGGTGACGGAGAGCACGGTAACCGACGAGGTGACCTGGCTCAGCGCGCTCGAGGAAGAGGGCAAGTACATCGCGCAGGCGACGGCCGCGCTCGACGATGGTCGCAAGTTCCGCGAGAACGTGGTCTCGGCGCGTCTCAACGGCGATTTCAAGATCGTCGCGTCGGACATGATCGAGCTCATGGACATCGCGCCGAACCAGATGGTGAGCGTCGCGGCCGCGCTCGTGCCGTTCCTCGAGCACGACGACGCGAACCGCGCGCTCATGGGCGCGAACATGCAGCGCCAGGCGGTGCCGCTCATCAAGAGCGAGGCGCCGCTCGTCGGCACGGGCATGGAGAACCGGCTCGCGCGTGACTCGGGCGTGTGCGTCGTGGCGCGTCGTCCGGGCATCGTGGAGAGCGTCGACGCGACGCGCATCGTGGTGCGCGCAGCGGGCGAAGGCGCCGAGGTGCCGGACATCTACCACCTCATGAAGTACCAGCGCTCGAACCAGTCGACCTGCTACACGCAGAAGCCGATCGTGCGCACGGGCGATGTGGTGAAGGCGGGCGACGTGCTCGCGGACGGCCCGTCGACGGACATGGGCGAGCTCGCGCTGGGGCAGAACGTGCTCGTCGCGTTCATGCCGTGGCAGGGCTACAACTTCGAGGACTCGATCCTGGTCTCGGAGCGCATCGCGAAGGACGACGTGTTCACCTCGATCCACATCGAGGAGTTCGAGTGCGTCGCGCGCGACACGAAGCTCGGCAAGGAAGAGATCACGCGTGACATCCCGAATGTCGGCGAGGAGGCCCTGAAGGACCTCGACGACTCGGGCATCGTGCGGATTGGCGCCGAGGTTCGTCCGGGCGACATCCTCGTCGGCAAGATCACGCCGAAGGGCGAGACGCAGCTTTCTCCCGAGGAGAAGCTGCTCCGCGCGATCTTCGGCGAGAAGGCCGGTGACGTGCGCGACAGCTCGCTCAAGGTCCCGCCGGGCGTGAGCGGCATCGTGATCAACGCGCGCGTCTTCTCGCGCAAGGGCACGGAGAAGGACGACCGCGCGCGGGACATCGAAGATCAGGAGCGCGCTCGGATCGAGCGCACGCGCGACGAGGAGATCAAGATCCTGCGCGACTCGTTCTATCGCCGGGTCCGCGAGATCCTGGTCGGCAAGACGACGAACGGGAAGCTCGTCGACGACAAGGGCAAGGTCCTGCTCCAGAAGGGCGACGAGATCACCGAGGCGGCCCTCGCCGAGATCCCGCGCCGTTACTGGGGCGAGATCCCGGTGGAGGAGACGGACCGGATCCAGAACATCCTGCGGGATCTGGAGGACCTCGTCCGTACGCGCGAGGAGCACTTCCGCGACAAGATCGAGCGCCTGTCGAAGGGCGACGAGCTGCCGCCGGGCGTGATCAAGATGGTGAAGGTCTACATCGCCATCAAGCGCAAGCTCCAGGTCGGCGACAAGATGGCAGGCCGCCACGGCAATAAGGGCGTCATCAGCCGGATTCTTCCGGAGGAGGACATGCCCTACCTGCAGGACGGCCGGCCGGTGGACATCGTGCTGAACCCGCTCGGCGTGCCGAGCCGCATGAACGTCGGTCAGATCCTGGAGATTCACCTCGGCTGGGGCGCCTACGAGCTCGGCCGGCAGATCCAGCAGATGATCGAGGATCAAAAGGCGGGCGCCGAGATCCGCAATCGTCTGGCCGAGGTGTACGCCAACGACGAAGAGAGCTCGGCGATCGTCGCGGCGATGGATGAGGGTGACGCGGTGCGAGCCGGGCGCAAAGTTCGTCACGGTGTGTTCGTCGCGTCGCCGGTGTTCGACGGCGCGAGCGAGGGGGACATCAAGGGCGCGCTCGCGCTCGCGGGTCTGCCGAGCTCGGGCCAGGCGATCCTGTTCGATGGTCGCACGGGCGAGGCGTTCGATCAGAACGTCACGGTGGGCATCATGTACATGCTGAAGCTTCACCACCTCGTGGACGACAAGATCCACGCCCGGTCGATCGGCCCCTACTCGCTCGTCACGCAGCAGCCGTTGGGCGGAAAGGCTCAGTTCGGCGGTCAGCGCCTCGGCGAGATGGAGGTGTGGGCGATGGAGGCCTACGGCGCGGCCTACGCGCTGCAGGAGTTCCTCACGGTGAAATCGGACGACGTCATGGGTCGTACGCGCATGTACGAGGCAATCGTCAAGGGCGAGTACACGCTGGAGGCCGGCCTGCCGGAGAGCTTCAACGTGCTCATCAAAGAGCTGCAATCGTTGTGTCTGAACGTCGAGCTGGTCGAGACGGGCCTCGAGGCCTCGGCCGCGGAAGAGGAGTGA